In the genome of Flavobacterium panacagri, one region contains:
- a CDS encoding PorP/SprF family type IX secretion system membrane protein, with translation MKKLILIFMFFSIVSHAQQDAQFTQYMYNTIEVNPAYAGSRGVMSAFGLYRTQWVGLEGAPQTSTFSVNTPLSNSDLGLGVSLVNDKIGPTTENTLSADLSYTIPTSESWNLSFGIKGTANIFNLDVNKLSMEDQDDQMFQNLKNKFSPNVGAGIYYHSDRAYIGLSVPNFIETNRYDADDTAIFKDKINYYLIAGYVFNWDRLEYIKFKPALMTKMVEGAPLQVDVSGNFMFNDKFVVGLAYRWSASVSAMAGFQVTKGMYIGYGYDHETTRLRKYNSGSHEIFLRFDFFNNYNKMISPRFF, from the coding sequence ATGAAAAAGTTAATTTTAATTTTTATGTTTTTTTCGATTGTGTCTCATGCGCAGCAAGATGCGCAGTTTACACAGTATATGTACAACACAATCGAAGTTAACCCGGCTTATGCAGGTTCGCGTGGTGTCATGAGCGCGTTTGGTTTGTACCGTACCCAATGGGTTGGTTTAGAAGGTGCGCCTCAAACAAGTACATTTTCAGTGAATACACCTTTAAGCAATAGCGATTTGGGACTTGGTGTTTCGTTGGTAAATGACAAAATTGGGCCAACTACAGAAAATACATTATCAGCCGATTTGTCTTATACAATACCAACTTCAGAGAGCTGGAATTTGTCTTTTGGTATTAAAGGAACTGCAAATATTTTCAATTTGGATGTGAATAAGTTAAGTATGGAAGATCAAGACGATCAGATGTTTCAGAATCTAAAAAACAAGTTTTCTCCAAATGTTGGAGCAGGGATTTACTATCACTCAGACCGCGCTTATATCGGATTATCTGTGCCTAATTTTATAGAAACCAATCGATATGATGCTGATGACACAGCTATTTTTAAAGACAAAATCAATTATTATTTAATAGCGGGTTATGTATTTAATTGGGATCGCTTAGAATACATTAAGTTCAAACCAGCTTTAATGACCAAAATGGTCGAAGGTGCACCGTTACAGGTAGATGTTTCTGGAAACTTTATGTTTAACGATAAATTTGTTGTAGGTCTTGCTTACCGCTGGAGTGCATCAGTTAGTGCAATGGCCGGGTTCCAAGTTACAAAAGGAATGTATATAGGATATGGCTACGATCATGAAACTACAAGATTGAGAAAATACAATTCTGGATCTCATGAGATTTTCCTAAGATTCGATTTCTTCAATAATTATAATAAAATGATATCTCCACGATTCTTTTAA
- a CDS encoding OmpA family protein → MKVKNIILIFLLSGFSISVNAQFTNMNLKYADKKYDEYAYADAIKVYENLASKESANEGIIQRLANSYYFNGELTNALKWYEQLFLINPNQESEYLYRYAQSLKSAGNYRKSDEVLQKFNEKAVLEKRADLIRNYKNYLEEIKENSGRFEIADAGMNSRFSDYGSTVYNNKIIFTSARDTGGVFKPNFEWTNKSFSRLYTAVLMPDGSVGKPELLVKRKKDKFNESTSIFTKDGRTMYFTRNNYTDGKRGKSDKDVTLLKLYKAEWIDEEWKNIKELPFNSDQYSTAHPALSIDEKTLYFASDMPGTLGQSDLFKVAINDDGTFGKPENLGPSINTEGRETFPFISGDNELYFASDGRPGLGGLDIFAARIKKEETFDEVLNVGEPVNSKQDDFAFSIDSKNRNGFFSSNRDNGHGLDDIYRFTETRRLICEQNLSGTVTDSETNEFLANTQLTLFNEKFDPVGTIVTDEKGNYIFPNVKCGKKYTIRTAKTDYNAKEVFVNILRDKETTLMIGLNKVFKPLVAAKTVAIKKTNISPVKIGSIRVGVDIAKLLNLPMNFFDLGKATIKKTSEPQLMKVVNLLNEYPNMRLDIRSHTDSRASSESNQILSEKRAQSTKNWLIQKGISEDRLTAKGYGETQLVNKCADGVKCTEKQHMQNRRSEFIIVAM, encoded by the coding sequence ATGAAAGTTAAAAATATAATTTTGATCTTTTTGCTGTCTGGATTTTCAATAAGTGTGAATGCACAATTCACCAATATGAACTTAAAATATGCAGACAAAAAATACGATGAATACGCTTACGCAGATGCTATAAAAGTGTATGAGAATTTAGCAAGTAAAGAAAGTGCCAATGAAGGAATAATACAGCGTTTGGCTAATTCGTATTATTTTAATGGAGAACTGACAAATGCATTAAAATGGTATGAACAATTATTTCTGATCAATCCAAATCAGGAATCAGAATATTTGTATCGTTATGCGCAATCTCTAAAATCGGCTGGGAATTACCGTAAATCTGATGAAGTTTTACAGAAATTCAATGAAAAAGCAGTTTTAGAAAAAAGAGCAGATTTAATCAGAAATTATAAAAATTATCTGGAAGAAATAAAAGAAAATTCTGGACGATTTGAAATTGCAGATGCAGGAATGAATTCCCGTTTTTCAGATTATGGAAGCACAGTCTACAATAACAAAATTATTTTTACCTCTGCCCGTGATACAGGAGGTGTTTTTAAACCTAATTTTGAGTGGACAAACAAATCATTTTCTAGATTATACACGGCGGTTTTGATGCCAGATGGGAGTGTTGGAAAACCAGAACTTTTGGTAAAAAGAAAAAAGGATAAATTCAACGAATCGACATCAATTTTTACCAAAGACGGCCGAACAATGTATTTCACCAGAAATAATTATACCGATGGTAAAAGAGGCAAAAGCGATAAAGATGTAACGCTCTTAAAATTATACAAAGCAGAATGGATTGATGAAGAATGGAAAAATATTAAAGAACTTCCATTTAACAGTGATCAATACAGTACAGCACATCCAGCTTTAAGTATAGATGAGAAAACTTTGTATTTTGCATCAGATATGCCAGGAACGTTAGGTCAGTCAGATCTATTTAAAGTTGCAATTAATGATGATGGAACTTTTGGTAAGCCAGAAAATTTAGGGCCATCAATTAATACAGAAGGAAGAGAAACTTTTCCTTTTATCTCTGGAGACAATGAACTTTATTTTGCTTCTGACGGAAGACCAGGTTTAGGCGGACTTGATATTTTTGCAGCAAGAATAAAGAAAGAAGAAACTTTTGATGAAGTTCTTAATGTTGGAGAGCCTGTAAACAGTAAACAAGACGATTTTGCGTTTAGCATCGACAGCAAAAACAGAAATGGATTTTTCTCTTCCAACAGAGATAATGGCCATGGTTTAGACGATATTTATAGATTTACAGAAACGAGAAGATTAATCTGCGAACAAAATTTATCAGGAACAGTAACAGATTCAGAAACCAATGAGTTTCTTGCGAATACACAGTTGACTTTATTTAATGAAAAGTTTGATCCAGTAGGAACAATTGTTACAGACGAAAAAGGGAATTATATTTTTCCTAATGTAAAATGTGGCAAAAAATATACGATCAGAACTGCAAAAACGGACTACAATGCAAAAGAAGTTTTTGTAAATATTCTAAGAGATAAAGAAACAACTTTGATGATTGGTTTGAACAAAGTATTTAAACCTCTTGTTGCGGCAAAGACAGTGGCAATCAAAAAAACGAATATTAGTCCTGTAAAAATAGGCTCAATAAGAGTTGGAGTAGATATCGCAAAACTTTTAAATCTGCCTATGAACTTTTTTGATTTAGGTAAAGCAACAATCAAAAAAACATCTGAGCCACAATTAATGAAAGTAGTGAACTTGTTAAATGAATATCCAAATATGAGATTAGATATTCGTTCGCATACTGATAGCCGTGCATCTTCAGAAAGTAACCAGATTCTTTCAGAAAAAAGAGCACAGTCAACCAAAAACTGGCTAATTCAAAAAGGAATCAGCGAAGATCGATTGACAGCCAAAGGTTATGGAGAAACGCAGCTGGTGAACAAATGTGCAGATGGTGTAAAATGTACAGAAAAACAGCACATGCAGAACAGACGTAGTGAGTTTATTATTGTAGCAATGTAA
- a CDS encoding helix-turn-helix domain-containing protein: MEKNKYELQIIKLGFLIKELRLNSNLTQGQLSLLCNVDVRTIQRIERGKQNISISLLFSIADALKIESATLISYVFSENS; the protein is encoded by the coding sequence GTGGAAAAGAATAAATACGAACTACAGATTATTAAATTGGGTTTCTTAATTAAAGAACTTAGATTAAACTCAAATTTGACGCAAGGGCAATTGTCATTATTATGCAATGTTGATGTAAGAACCATTCAAAGAATTGAAAGAGGAAAACAAAATATTTCTATTAGTTTACTTTTCTCAATAGCAGATGCGTTAAAAATAGAATCGGCTACTTTAATTAGTTATGTATTTTCTGAAAACTCATAA
- a CDS encoding CBS domain-containing protein: MTVDQILKSKGRNVYSVVSNLTVYEALKVMGEKNIGAILIIDDNNLKGILSERDYARKIVLKDKSSKETFVHEIMESNVYTVKLSDNLEDCMELMSEKRIRHLPVLEDGIVVGIISISDVVKAIIEIQKDTIQHLNSYISQ, translated from the coding sequence ATGACTGTAGATCAAATACTTAAATCAAAAGGAAGAAATGTTTATTCTGTTGTTTCCAATTTAACGGTTTATGAAGCGTTGAAGGTAATGGGAGAAAAAAACATTGGAGCAATTTTAATTATTGATGACAATAATTTAAAGGGAATATTATCTGAAAGAGATTATGCCCGCAAAATTGTTTTAAAAGATAAATCTTCTAAAGAAACTTTTGTTCATGAGATTATGGAAAGTAATGTTTATACAGTAAAACTTTCAGATAATCTTGAAGATTGTATGGAACTTATGAGCGAAAAAAGAATAAGACACCTGCCAGTTCTCGAAGACGGAATCGTCGTTGGAATCATCTCGATCAGCGATGTAGTTAAGGCAATCATCGAAATTCAGAAAGATACCATTCAGCATCTGAATTCTTATATTTCTCAATAA